In Fibrobacter sp. UWB15, one genomic interval encodes:
- a CDS encoding InlB B-repeat-containing protein, with protein MKTAILSSILTVGLGTSAWAAGTPLDIAVGDSIVIDNFADEDLNSAFGEWLIYPDEGGKTTVAQTFVSNAGVDGASKALRVDYSLDGSGTLGYDPYIEIKAALSNDNSTKDLSNCNEIAYDYRGNVEHYFKVASDIDVASNFHRKRVGQNSSWRTAKIHWSELNQDEINWWGIEASINDVQKNMAALMWQVQEYDGTSGYLEIANVRCLHKSAYTVSFYAGTTLLYSGEFLAGDIPAYYGDYSFSNERYNYYINGWTPELSAVSAATSYQAVLDSSVRTYQVDFVDDDGDLLMRQNLEYGQVPAYVGMTPEKLPSSRNTYSFKGWGKRSCEEVEREECENYGKGDYCYNWTDYVCSTEYFENLPLVTESVRYVPVYDTTVNMYTVKFADYDGTVLSEKKYAYGTMPEDIVRPANPTRAPKNDTTFSFRGWIPYVSEVTGNVAYVASYNAKTVVDEEEENVELYTVAFVNGSEILQTGEYAWGETPEYTGETPFKDPSANYVYSFYDWQDQEHWYDGIHEVEGHAVYEALFDEEYRKYWIVFLHEDGSVIDSLQYEYGDEIYAYELESRIPIKSQEDGYGYDEDSWTPAFTRVKGRAVYQVSYSYRVRFVDDSGNEINQEWLRKGETPDCKYCEPKKAATSDYIYEFVGWDKEYTPVTDTTTYTAVFMAKPVPAGTMVEIAEGGAWLADDFEDGDDVSKLGTNWYVFDESAAGGTTNVSEISKTVVNVDGGKALQVSYKQNCDYCNGTIGVGLPLASNGTSLDLSQCNAIQYDYRGVSHRFSIGSVYDENDNHLETYLGSSEGWTTATIYRRSFWNGGERTSVVFSHLTQFVWDDLDDEGSLELDNVRCLHKPSYAVKFYDGENLLDSAQFAQGEMPEYNGETDLWSLAYMRGDEQYNYEFAGWSPERAPVNGDVSYQVQFNKSLKTFNICFSIPGSSYGKGYGMYDCQSVEYGKTPVYDGTPTREADESCSQYEFDNWKSACEWVMDSNYGMKEECEKGLFPATEYRSYTATFTCKQEVKYTITFKDDEGNVISSGEYTYGEYVDDPYPEKTSTEQYEYEFTGWEPEFDSWAHEDATYTAQFETHERKYTVRFEDAWGYTVYVDGEYEIEYPYGTSYSEIALPSDEPEKDSDYDTQYEFAGWDLDQTGDGFVRSDMTILPKYNKKYAVRFENYDGSSLTVNDEYVQFYPEGTLLNEIAVPEENPTRESGYSYETGENIEYEFVGWLPAMSSDVALTGPVTVKAAYKSSENKYTVVFKNGDNVLYQYEVSKDSVPVYEGWETPYKYDTEEFTYTWDPEDGWEPELSAVTGPMEYQAKFKETRKQYEVVFVNDDGTELSRKMYDYGATITDAPSQATVLASKSGEYEYSDEWCTMYVWTSYYTYDKETGLPEPVVRRSIDCGDPGLKTVTGNVTYVANILYKVNFYNGDGVLLGSGYSGMPGGMYNYFGTGWYRYGSTIANLMLIPTKTMTVSHTYNWNGKWEPALDTIRGSASYTALFDSTLRQYAVAFEDEDGTVLKEAVYYDYGTPVNSIALPADPKKDPTETVTYTFAGWFLDQVTEDVTYVATYNESPRKYTVTFVDEDETSVIEAADYEYGTLASAIVTPNAPAKSGYKFMGWTPEIADVTQAATYKANYVENNKFVVTWRNEDGSLLAQKTYAEGDMPVFDGETPVKESSAQFDFTFDGWSPAVVAVAKDVEYTATYRSTTRKYYVKFVNYDETLLDSSVYEYGTSVDDIEIPEAPGRASNENYVYTFAGWNPLIGTVVGDVTYKALYGNNKRTYTVTFKREDGSVWRTEPYYYNEVVSLPSYGPTKETPACYYEFDKWVQIVGDGNVVKSDMEYIATNSSECKEQTYYVEFYDPIRDRWYGDSYAYGTKADALDVPEVVMDTTMDDCSFHFTGWNPTIVDVTRDTEYRAVYDYICDEPPVVSSSSEVPEVSSSSEPPVVSSSSSEVPVVSSSSEPPVVSSSSEPPVVSSSSVTPPVSSSSVVPPASSSSVVPPASSSSVPPASSSSEPPVVSSSSEVPVVSSSSEPPVVSSSSVTPPASSSSVVPPASSSSVVPPASSSSEPPVVSSSSVTPPASSSSVVPPASSSSVVPPASSSSVPPASSSSVTPPVSSSSVVPPASSSSVVPPVSSSSEPPASSSSVTPPVSSSSVIPPSSSSAEPPASSSSGGTTSVNVAQSMLKFGYANNLLTVVQSSPAMVRVQVFDMIGHEVIAFYEPVAGSKGFSLARLERGNYMVRVSSKTQTRSARIVVK; from the coding sequence ATGAAAACCGCAATCCTTAGCTCTATTTTGACCGTTGGCTTAGGCACTTCTGCTTGGGCTGCAGGTACACCGCTTGATATTGCGGTTGGTGATTCTATCGTTATCGACAACTTCGCAGATGAAGATTTGAATTCTGCATTCGGCGAATGGTTGATTTACCCTGATGAAGGGGGTAAAACTACAGTGGCACAAACGTTCGTTTCTAATGCGGGCGTTGATGGCGCTTCTAAGGCTTTGCGAGTGGATTACTCTTTGGATGGTTCTGGTACCTTAGGTTACGATCCGTACATCGAAATCAAGGCTGCTCTGTCTAATGACAATTCTACGAAGGATTTGTCTAACTGTAACGAAATCGCTTATGATTACCGTGGAAATGTGGAACATTATTTCAAGGTGGCAAGCGATATTGATGTTGCAAGCAATTTCCATCGAAAAAGGGTCGGCCAAAACTCAAGTTGGAGAACGGCTAAGATTCATTGGAGTGAATTGAATCAAGATGAAATTAACTGGTGGGGAATAGAAGCCAGTATCAATGATGTACAAAAGAACATGGCTGCATTGATGTGGCAAGTTCAAGAATATGATGGTACATCGGGATACCTTGAAATTGCCAATGTACGTTGCCTACACAAATCTGCATACACGGTAAGTTTCTATGCAGGAACAACTTTGCTTTATAGCGGTGAGTTCCTTGCAGGGGATATTCCGGCATATTATGGGGACTATAGTTTTTCAAATGAACGTTATAACTATTATATCAATGGATGGACTCCTGAATTAAGTGCGGTGAGCGCGGCAACATCTTATCAAGCCGTTTTGGATAGTTCAGTCCGCACCTATCAAGTGGATTTTGTTGATGATGATGGTGATCTGTTGATGAGACAGAATTTGGAATACGGGCAGGTTCCCGCTTATGTGGGCATGACTCCTGAAAAATTGCCTTCTTCTAGAAATACCTATTCCTTTAAGGGATGGGGAAAACGTAGTTGTGAAGAAGTGGAAAGAGAAGAGTGCGAGAATTATGGAAAGGGCGATTACTGTTACAACTGGACAGATTATGTTTGCTCGACGGAATACTTTGAAAATCTGCCCCTTGTAACGGAATCGGTTCGCTATGTTCCAGTTTATGATACGACTGTCAATATGTATACAGTCAAATTTGCCGATTATGATGGTACTGTTTTAAGTGAAAAGAAGTATGCTTATGGAACGATGCCCGAAGATATTGTAAGGCCGGCTAATCCGACTCGTGCTCCCAAGAACGACACGACCTTTAGCTTCCGAGGCTGGATTCCCTATGTTTCTGAAGTGACAGGAAATGTTGCGTATGTGGCGAGCTATAATGCAAAGACTGTTGTTGACGAAGAAGAGGAAAATGTAGAACTCTATACAGTAGCCTTTGTTAATGGTTCTGAAATTTTGCAGACGGGTGAATATGCCTGGGGAGAAACGCCGGAATATACGGGTGAAACTCCTTTCAAGGATCCTTCGGCCAATTATGTTTATTCTTTCTATGATTGGCAAGATCAGGAACATTGGTATGATGGGATTCATGAAGTAGAAGGTCATGCGGTGTACGAGGCGCTCTTTGATGAAGAATACAGAAAGTATTGGATTGTATTCTTGCATGAAGATGGCTCGGTTATTGATTCTCTCCAGTATGAGTATGGTGATGAAATCTATGCGTATGAACTTGAATCCCGTATTCCGATTAAATCTCAAGAAGACGGTTATGGCTATGATGAAGATAGCTGGACTCCCGCTTTCACTCGCGTAAAGGGGCGTGCTGTTTATCAGGTGTCTTACAGTTATAGGGTTCGTTTTGTTGATGATTCGGGAAATGAAATCAATCAAGAATGGTTGCGCAAGGGAGAAACCCCGGATTGTAAGTATTGTGAGCCGAAAAAGGCTGCGACTTCGGATTATATTTATGAATTTGTCGGTTGGGACAAGGAATATACTCCTGTGACCGATACAACGACCTATACGGCTGTATTTATGGCTAAACCGGTTCCGGCAGGAACAATGGTTGAAATTGCAGAAGGAGGAGCATGGCTCGCTGACGATTTTGAAGATGGCGATGACGTTTCAAAATTGGGAACGAATTGGTATGTCTTTGACGAAAGCGCTGCAGGTGGTACAACCAATGTATCTGAAATCTCCAAAACGGTCGTAAATGTAGATGGTGGCAAGGCATTGCAGGTTTCTTACAAACAAAATTGTGATTACTGCAACGGCACAATTGGTGTAGGATTGCCGTTGGCATCGAATGGAACATCTTTAGATCTGTCCCAGTGTAATGCAATCCAGTATGATTATCGTGGAGTTTCTCATAGATTCAGTATAGGAAGCGTCTATGATGAAAACGATAACCACTTGGAAACTTACCTTGGAAGTAGCGAAGGCTGGACTACCGCAACAATTTATCGTCGTTCTTTCTGGAATGGTGGAGAAAGAACTTCTGTAGTCTTCTCGCATTTGACTCAGTTTGTTTGGGATGATTTGGATGACGAAGGATCCCTAGAATTGGATAATGTCAGGTGCTTGCATAAACCGAGCTATGCCGTGAAATTTTATGATGGTGAAAATTTGCTGGATAGCGCTCAGTTTGCTCAAGGTGAAATGCCTGAGTATAATGGCGAAACAGATTTGTGGAGCCTGGCTTATATGCGTGGTGACGAACAGTATAATTATGAATTCGCGGGTTGGTCTCCGGAACGAGCGCCTGTAAACGGCGATGTCTCGTATCAGGTTCAATTTAACAAGTCCCTTAAAACATTCAATATCTGTTTCTCGATTCCGGGCTCCAGTTACGGAAAGGGATACGGAATGTATGATTGTCAATCTGTTGAATACGGAAAGACTCCTGTGTATGACGGAACTCCGACTCGCGAAGCGGATGAGTCTTGTAGTCAGTACGAATTCGATAATTGGAAGTCTGCTTGCGAATGGGTAATGGATTCTAATTATGGTATGAAGGAGGAATGCGAAAAAGGCTTGTTCCCGGCTACAGAATACAGATCTTATACGGCAACATTTACCTGTAAACAAGAGGTAAAATATACAATCACCTTCAAGGATGATGAAGGTAATGTAATCTCTTCAGGTGAATATACGTATGGCGAATATGTGGATGACCCTTACCCGGAAAAGACGTCTACGGAGCAATACGAATATGAATTTACGGGCTGGGAACCAGAATTTGATTCTTGGGCCCATGAAGATGCTACCTATACGGCGCAGTTCGAAACTCATGAACGTAAATATACTGTTCGTTTTGAAGATGCTTGGGGCTATACAGTTTACGTCGATGGTGAATATGAAATAGAGTATCCGTATGGAACGTCCTATAGTGAAATCGCTCTGCCGAGTGACGAACCTGAAAAAGATTCTGATTATGATACCCAATACGAATTTGCGGGTTGGGATCTTGACCAGACAGGAGATGGTTTTGTTCGGAGTGATATGACAATTCTTCCCAAGTACAATAAAAAGTATGCGGTTCGATTTGAAAACTATGATGGCAGTAGTTTAACTGTAAATGATGAATATGTGCAGTTCTATCCTGAGGGAACGTTACTTAACGAAATCGCGGTGCCGGAAGAAAATCCGACTCGTGAATCGGGATATAGTTATGAGACGGGTGAAAACATAGAATACGAATTTGTTGGCTGGTTGCCGGCAATGAGTAGTGATGTGGCGTTGACTGGACCTGTCACCGTCAAGGCGGCATACAAGTCTTCTGAAAATAAGTATACCGTCGTCTTTAAGAATGGTGATAACGTCCTATATCAATATGAAGTGTCCAAGGATTCTGTACCTGTATATGAAGGATGGGAAACGCCTTATAAGTATGATACAGAAGAATTTACTTACACGTGGGATCCTGAAGATGGTTGGGAACCGGAACTCTCTGCTGTGACAGGACCAATGGAATATCAAGCCAAGTTCAAGGAAACTCGTAAGCAATACGAAGTGGTATTCGTCAATGATGATGGTACAGAACTTTCTCGCAAGATGTATGACTATGGCGCAACGATTACCGATGCTCCGTCGCAGGCGACTGTTCTTGCTAGCAAGTCTGGCGAATATGAATATAGCGATGAATGGTGTACAATGTATGTCTGGACTAGCTATTATACGTATGATAAAGAAACAGGCTTGCCAGAACCAGTTGTACGAAGAAGTATAGATTGCGGTGATCCGGGTTTGAAGACTGTAACAGGTAATGTCACTTATGTAGCCAACATTCTCTATAAAGTCAATTTCTACAATGGTGATGGAGTTTTGTTGGGTAGCGGATACTCTGGTATGCCTGGAGGAATGTATAATTATTTTGGTACCGGTTGGTATCGTTATGGCAGCACAATTGCAAACCTGATGCTGATACCGACTAAGACGATGACTGTTTCTCATACTTATAATTGGAATGGTAAGTGGGAACCGGCTTTGGATACGATAAGGGGCTCCGCAAGCTACACGGCTCTATTTGATAGTACGCTCCGTCAGTATGCTGTCGCATTTGAAGACGAAGATGGTACCGTTCTTAAAGAAGCGGTGTATTACGATTATGGAACTCCGGTGAATAGCATTGCTCTTCCGGCTGACCCGAAAAAGGATCCGACCGAAACGGTGACTTATACCTTTGCGGGTTGGTTCCTTGATCAGGTAACAGAAGATGTGACATATGTGGCAACGTATAATGAATCGCCCAGAAAGTACACGGTAACCTTTGTGGATGAAGATGAAACATCGGTTATTGAAGCCGCTGATTACGAGTATGGAACGCTGGCGTCGGCGATTGTGACGCCCAATGCTCCTGCGAAGTCTGGGTATAAGTTCATGGGTTGGACTCCTGAAATTGCCGATGTGACTCAGGCTGCAACATATAAGGCGAATTACGTTGAAAACAATAAATTTGTAGTCACATGGCGCAATGAGGATGGTTCTCTGTTGGCACAAAAAACCTATGCAGAGGGTGATATGCCTGTGTTTGACGGGGAAACGCCGGTCAAGGAATCTTCAGCGCAGTTTGACTTTACTTTCGATGGTTGGTCGCCTGCTGTGGTCGCTGTCGCTAAGGATGTCGAATACACCGCTACATACAGGTCTACGACTCGCAAGTATTATGTCAAATTCGTAAATTACGATGAAACCCTGCTAGATTCGAGCGTTTATGAATATGGCACCTCGGTGGATGATATTGAAATTCCTGAGGCTCCGGGCAGAGCATCGAATGAAAACTATGTCTACACATTTGCTGGTTGGAATCCTTTAATCGGAACTGTCGTTGGCGATGTTACTTATAAGGCCCTTTATGGTAACAACAAGCGAACCTATACAGTTACCTTCAAACGTGAAGATGGATCTGTTTGGAGAACTGAACCGTACTATTACAATGAGGTCGTAAGTCTTCCGAGTTATGGCCCGACGAAGGAAACGCCTGCCTGCTATTATGAATTCGATAAATGGGTTCAGATAGTCGGTGATGGAAATGTCGTGAAATCAGATATGGAATATATCGCGACCAATTCGTCTGAATGTAAGGAACAGACATATTATGTTGAGTTCTATGATCCAATTCGAGATCGTTGGTACGGTGATAGTTATGCCTATGGAACAAAGGCTGATGCTTTGGATGTTCCTGAGGTGGTGATGGATACGACTATGGATGATTGTTCTTTCCACTTTACCGGTTGGAATCCTACAATCGTCGATGTGACTCGTGATACCGAATACAGGGCTGTATATGATTATATTTGCGATGAACCTCCTGTGGTAAGCAGCAGTTCTGAAGTGCCTGAGGTGTCTAGTAGCTCCGAACCTCCGGTAGTCTCTAGCAGCAGCTCTGAAGTGCCTGTGGTATCCAGCAGCTCCGAACCTCCGGTTGTCTCCAGCAGCTCCGAACCTCCGGTTGTCTCCAGCAGCAGCGTGACACCTCCTGTCTCCAGCAGTAGCGTTGTACCGCCTGCAAGCTCCAGCAGTGTCGTTCCTCCTGCAAGCAGTTCTAGCGTGCCTCCTGCAAGCAGCTCTAGCGAACCTCCTGTGGTAAGCAGCAGTTCTGAAGTGCCTGTGGTATCTAGTAGCTCTGAACCTCCGGTTGTCTCCAGCAGCAGCGTGACACCTCCTGCGTCTAGCAGTAGCGTTGTACCGCCTGCAAGTTCCAGCAGTGTCGTGCCTCCTGCAAGTAGCTCCAGCGAACCTCCGGTTGTGTCGAGCAGCAGCGTGACGCCTCCTGCGTCTAGCAGTAGCGTGGTGCCGCCTGCAAGCTCTAGCAGCGTTGTTCCGCCGGCAAGTAGCTCTAGCGTACCTCCTGCATCGAGCAGCAGTGTAACACCTCCTGTGTCCAGCAGTAGCGTTGTACCTCCTGCAAGCTCCAGCAGTGTCGTGCCTCCTGTAAGCAGTTCTAGCGAACCTCCTGCATCGAGCAGCAGCGTGACACCGCCTGTATCCAGCAGTAGTGTCATTCCGCCTAGCTCTAGTAGTGCTGAACCTCCTGCAAGCAGTTCGAGTGGTGGAACCACGAGCGTGAATGTTGCTCAAAGCATGCTCAAGTTCGGCTATGCGAACAACCTGTTGACGGTGGTGCAGTCTAGCCCGGCAATGGTGCGTGTGCAGGTGTTCGACATGATCGGTCATGAGGTGATTGCCTTCTATGAACCGGTTGCGGGCTCCAAGGGCTTTAGCCTTGCAAGGTTGGAACGTGGCAACTACATGGTGCGAGTCTCTAGCAAGACTCAAACGCGCTCGGCAAGAATCGTAGTGAAGTAA
- a CDS encoding cellulase family glycosylhydrolase, with the protein MAIHFSAKIFGLGVLAFGLVSTAFGAADITPTRVGPVSQYGQLMTGKNSQNYGRIYGSCKGVTAGNEVAVQGMSLFWSMAKGDEGPDYWNGKTISGLVEKQNIQLIRGPVGVDGDWKNGNGNYFTNTDFHRNLMDSVVTAAIKNDIYVIIDFHSHCAEQITSDAQSFFSYMAQKWGGYDNVIFEIYNEPKNNCSDAWFDLSGAQNYWKEKIAPYAKTIIKTIRTYSDNLIVVGTPYYDQYTNAALVEPLNDANVAYSFHYYAGDDPYRHKTDDQGARAEKAMQGGLSVFVTEWGNSAPSGDGGFNKDYSSVWYQWMTKNQLSGANWSVSNKNETASYFSGGAWNYSESGKWVNENVFAPIRNKVYTACAATPASSSSNVVSSSSSVPSSSSVKRVTVFELTSGNTNQTVIAGDSINPIVYRYNDNVTGLKLSGLPTGFAGVLDTSARTYSIKGASEESLRDHEFTYTVAVTGVDSNTTATGKITVKHKPVTTTVVVAENATQTVVAGDSILPIVFRYQYLDSIVASGLPEGTINLQMDKSTKTITLAGAVKETLRDHEYTLKLDIFGPDNNASATAKVMVVAPKSSSSIESSSSVESSSSSEEISSSSEESSSSVESSSSQPKSSSSSVASSSSVPESSSSEPESSSSSVESSSSVEESSSSSNVDVLVVGSVEQFAVPNGKFEEIVFRNVVTAVRNTYHLHFVTMAQSGNEYVVSATTVPDYFRPGEYADTLTINGEKYEIKLTVTEQTTFAAASVTSPVLLTVENRTLHVSGAEMVRLDVFDMQGRPVESFKQVKGSVSLDMLRQGNYIVRVRAGSNSLIRRISIK; encoded by the coding sequence CCGCGTGGGTCCCGTCAGCCAGTACGGTCAGCTGATGACCGGTAAAAACTCTCAGAACTACGGACGTATCTATGGCAGCTGTAAGGGCGTGACTGCCGGTAACGAAGTTGCCGTGCAGGGCATGAGCCTTTTCTGGAGTATGGCTAAAGGTGACGAAGGACCGGATTATTGGAACGGAAAAACGATCTCAGGACTTGTAGAAAAACAAAACATCCAATTGATTCGTGGTCCTGTCGGTGTTGATGGCGACTGGAAAAATGGGAACGGGAACTATTTTACGAATACGGATTTCCATAGGAACTTGATGGATTCGGTGGTGACGGCTGCCATTAAAAACGACATCTATGTGATTATCGATTTCCATAGTCATTGTGCAGAACAGATTACGAGTGATGCACAGTCGTTCTTTAGCTATATGGCTCAAAAATGGGGCGGCTACGACAATGTGATTTTTGAAATTTATAATGAACCCAAGAACAATTGTTCTGACGCCTGGTTTGATTTGAGCGGAGCACAAAACTACTGGAAAGAAAAAATTGCTCCGTATGCAAAAACGATTATCAAAACAATTCGCACTTATTCCGACAACCTGATTGTGGTGGGAACTCCATACTATGATCAGTATACCAATGCTGCTCTTGTTGAACCGCTCAATGATGCGAATGTGGCATATTCGTTCCACTACTATGCGGGTGATGACCCGTATCGTCACAAGACTGATGACCAGGGTGCTAGAGCCGAAAAGGCGATGCAAGGCGGACTTTCTGTCTTCGTGACCGAATGGGGTAATTCTGCGCCGAGCGGCGATGGTGGCTTTAACAAAGATTATAGCAGTGTTTGGTATCAGTGGATGACCAAAAATCAGTTGTCGGGTGCAAACTGGTCTGTATCGAATAAGAATGAAACTGCTTCCTATTTTAGTGGTGGCGCTTGGAATTATTCGGAAAGCGGTAAATGGGTGAACGAGAATGTATTTGCTCCGATTCGTAATAAGGTATACACCGCCTGCGCGGCAACGCCTGCGTCATCGAGCTCCAACGTAGTTTCTTCTTCTAGCTCTGTTCCGTCTAGCTCCAGTGTAAAGCGCGTGACTGTTTTTGAACTCACTAGTGGTAATACAAACCAGACCGTTATTGCTGGCGATTCCATTAATCCAATTGTCTATCGCTATAACGACAACGTGACTGGTCTTAAATTGTCCGGTCTTCCGACAGGTTTTGCAGGCGTACTTGATACGAGTGCTAGAACCTACTCCATTAAGGGAGCCTCTGAAGAATCCTTGCGTGATCATGAGTTTACCTACACGGTGGCTGTGACCGGAGTTGATTCGAATACGACTGCAACGGGTAAGATTACCGTCAAGCATAAGCCTGTTACGACAACGGTTGTCGTTGCAGAAAACGCTACGCAGACGGTTGTCGCCGGCGACTCCATTTTGCCGATTGTATTCCGCTATCAATATTTGGATTCTATTGTGGCGAGCGGCCTTCCCGAAGGAACCATTAACTTGCAGATGGATAAGTCTACGAAGACGATTACGCTTGCCGGTGCCGTCAAGGAAACGCTCCGTGACCATGAGTACACTTTGAAGTTGGATATCTTTGGACCGGACAATAATGCCTCTGCTACAGCGAAGGTGATGGTTGTGGCGCCCAAGTCCAGCAGCTCTATAGAGTCTTCTAGCTCCGTAGAATCTAGTTCCAGCTCCGAAGAAATTTCTAGCTCGAGCGAAGAATCCTCCAGCTCTGTTGAATCCTCGAGTTCTCAACCGAAGTCGTCAAGCAGTTCTGTTGCGTCCTCCAGTTCTGTGCCGGAATCTTCTAGCTCTGAACCGGAATCGTCCAGCAGCAGTGTCGAATCTAGCTCCAGTGTTGAAGAATCTAGCAGCTCCTCGAATGTCGATGTGTTGGTGGTTGGCAGCGTAGAACAGTTTGCAGTGCCAAACGGCAAATTTGAAGAAATCGTGTTCCGGAATGTGGTAACGGCTGTTCGCAATACTTATCACTTGCATTTCGTGACCATGGCGCAGTCTGGAAATGAGTATGTCGTTTCCGCAACTACGGTGCCGGACTACTTTAGGCCTGGCGAGTATGCGGACACCTTGACTATCAATGGTGAAAAGTATGAAATCAAGCTTACCGTAACCGAACAGACGACCTTTGCCGCAGCATCTGTGACAAGCCCGGTTCTGCTGACGGTGGAAAACCGCACGCTCCATGTGTCGGGTGCTGAAATGGTCCGTCTAGACGTGTTCGACATGCAGGGGCGCCCGGTGGAAAGCTTTAAGCAGGTAAAGGGCTCCGTCAGCCTCGACATGCTCCGCCAGGGCAACTATATCGTGCGCGTGAGAGCAGGCTCTAACAGCCTAATTCGCCGAATTTCGATTAAATAA